In the Butyrivibrio fibrisolvens genome, one interval contains:
- the cps2T gene encoding beta 1-4 rhamnosyltransferase Cps2T: protein MQHVYVIGSKGLPGSYGGYETFLDKLTEYHQNNRNIQYHVACKANGDGVSPELESMPARFKYHNADCFKIHVPEVGAAQAIYYDCMALEYCVKHIRKHEIKNAIVYVLACRIGPFFAHYVSEIHKLGGKVYVNPDGHEWMRAKWSKPVREYWKLSEKLMIKHADLVICDSKNIELYIQNTYKRYNPNTTYIAYGAETKKSILSDESIELVNWYNKNNIKKKEYYLVVGRLVPENNFETIIREFMKSESKKDLVIISTKNDSLLNELDIAHGFRKDSRIKFVGTVYNQELLKKIRENAYGYVHGHSVGGTNPSLLEALGATELNLLYDVGFNRECAEDGALYWTKEFGNLSNLFNKADALSPEKIALLGKKAQKRILDAYSWKFISERYEEVFIDTSKVAENHAIAVGAIKSA, encoded by the coding sequence ATGCAACATGTATATGTTATAGGAAGCAAAGGTTTACCGGGATCTTATGGCGGATATGAAACTTTTCTTGATAAATTAACAGAGTATCATCAGAATAACAGAAATATACAATATCATGTGGCATGTAAGGCTAATGGTGATGGTGTGTCACCAGAACTTGAGTCAATGCCAGCACGATTTAAGTATCATAATGCTGATTGCTTCAAAATACATGTTCCGGAAGTTGGAGCAGCGCAAGCAATTTATTATGATTGCATGGCATTGGAATATTGTGTAAAGCATATTAGAAAACATGAAATAAAAAATGCAATTGTATATGTTCTTGCTTGTCGAATTGGACCATTTTTTGCGCATTATGTTTCAGAGATTCATAAACTTGGAGGAAAAGTTTATGTCAATCCTGATGGTCATGAATGGATGAGAGCAAAGTGGAGTAAACCAGTTAGAGAATACTGGAAATTATCAGAAAAGCTGATGATAAAGCATGCAGATCTCGTTATTTGTGATTCAAAGAATATCGAATTATATATTCAGAATACTTATAAAAGGTATAATCCAAATACAACATATATTGCATATGGAGCAGAAACAAAAAAGAGTATCCTTTCTGATGAATCAATTGAACTTGTTAATTGGTATAACAAAAACAATATAAAGAAGAAAGAATACTACTTAGTTGTTGGTAGATTAGTACCTGAAAACAATTTTGAAACTATTATTCGTGAATTCATGAAGAGTGAAAGCAAAAAAGATCTCGTTATTATTTCAACGAAAAATGATTCGTTATTGAATGAATTGGACATTGCCCATGGTTTTAGAAAAGATTCTAGAATTAAATTCGTTGGAACTGTATATAATCAGGAACTTTTGAAGAAAATACGTGAGAATGCGTATGGATATGTACATGGTCATTCTGTTGGAGGAACTAATCCAAGTTTGTTAGAGGCATTAGGAGCTACTGAATTAAATCTATTATATGATGTTGGATTTAATAGAGAGTGTGCTGAAGATGGAGCTTTATATTGGACTAAAGAATTTGGCAATCTTTCTAATCTATTTAATAAAGCAGACGCACTTAGCCCAGAAAAAATTGCTTTATTGGGGAAAAAAGCTCAAAAAAGAATTTTGGATGCATACAGCTGGAAGTTCATTAGTGAAAGATATGAAGAAGTCTTTATTGACACTAGTAAAGTAGCTGAAAACCATGCAATTGCTGTTGGGGCAATTAAGAGTGCCTGA
- a CDS encoding acyltransferase, with protein sequence MHSSILFLDKLIVYRQAGVKVLRGMWYRLFMKKTKGLFLVGSNVRITHCNHISCGKNVKFEDFSEIHGLCSEGLVFGDNVTISRGVMIRPSSYYGGDLGVGLTMGKNSSIGPYGYIGCSGKITIGSNVMFGPKCSLFAENHIFSDTEKTIKSQGVNQKGITIEDDCWIGSNVVILDGVTVGKGSVIGAGTLVTKDVHPGTVLIDRREKVAKHRD encoded by the coding sequence ATGCATTCAAGTATTTTGTTTTTAGATAAATTAATTGTCTACAGACAAGCAGGCGTAAAAGTCTTAAGAGGCATGTGGTATAGACTCTTTATGAAAAAGACTAAAGGTCTATTCTTGGTTGGAAGTAATGTGAGAATTACACATTGTAATCATATAAGCTGTGGCAAAAATGTTAAATTTGAAGATTTTTCTGAAATACATGGACTTTGTTCGGAAGGTTTGGTATTTGGTGATAATGTAACTATAAGCCGTGGTGTTATGATTAGACCTTCCAGCTACTATGGAGGCGATCTTGGCGTAGGTCTTACTATGGGGAAGAATAGTTCTATTGGCCCATATGGTTATATTGGATGTTCCGGTAAAATAACTATTGGCTCAAATGTTATGTTTGGACCTAAGTGTAGTTTATTCGCAGAAAATCACATCTTTTCAGATACAGAAAAAACAATTAAAAGTCAAGGCGTTAATCAGAAGGGAATTACAATAGAGGACGACTGCTGGATAGGTAGTAATGTTGTAATTTTAGATGGTGTTACTGTGGGTAAAGGTTCTGTGATCGGAGCTGGGACATTAGTAACAAAAGATGTCCACCCAGGTACAGTATTGATTGATCGCAGAGAAAAAGTAGCTAAACACAGAGACTGA
- a CDS encoding glycosyltransferase family 4 protein: MKGKVLYIKNSSSKVNLNTYNVQAVGLGRAFCELGYDYDFVFFSNEEKVIQETDIAGCKLRIITKKGIRLLRSYICPSVLDKDYLEGYDLVISTEYGQIMTYLLSKKASNVVLYSGPYYNLFKIPFVSPFYDLLFTKSINSRCIRKYVKSELAKEYLEKKGYTELKKLGVGLDITRFDTPIEMQPSTKELVDVMSKSRCLLYVGSLSKRKNFPFLLQVYERVVEKNSDVKFVIIGKGDEKYVQRHLKKVSKQAQSGIIRMESIDNVQLQFIYPLAKAFLLPSKLEIFGMVLLEAMYLGAPVITSWNGGSSVLINEKNTGKIVNKFDVDQWAITVQKYLDDEGYVKEVTDNARTLIKKEYLWNVLAKKILAEMND; the protein is encoded by the coding sequence ATGAAAGGAAAAGTCCTATACATTAAAAATTCATCATCTAAGGTTAATCTTAATACGTACAATGTACAGGCAGTCGGACTTGGCCGAGCATTCTGCGAGTTAGGCTATGACTATGATTTTGTTTTCTTCTCTAACGAAGAGAAAGTTATACAAGAAACAGATATTGCTGGGTGTAAATTACGTATTATTACAAAAAAAGGAATCAGATTATTAAGGTCATATATATGTCCTTCAGTTTTAGATAAAGATTATCTTGAAGGATATGACTTAGTAATATCAACAGAATATGGACAGATAATGACTTACCTTCTTTCAAAAAAGGCATCGAATGTAGTTTTGTATTCAGGACCTTATTATAATCTGTTTAAGATACCATTTGTTTCTCCTTTCTATGACTTGTTGTTTACGAAATCAATAAATTCAAGATGCATAAGGAAATATGTTAAATCTGAACTTGCAAAAGAGTATTTGGAAAAAAAAGGCTATACAGAATTAAAAAAATTGGGAGTTGGGTTAGATATAACTCGTTTTGATACTCCGATTGAAATGCAACCATCTACAAAAGAATTGGTAGATGTTATGTCAAAAAGCAGATGCCTTTTGTATGTTGGATCCCTAAGTAAACGAAAGAACTTTCCATTTTTATTACAGGTTTATGAAAGAGTTGTAGAAAAAAATTCTGATGTAAAATTTGTAATTATAGGTAAAGGGGACGAGAAATATGTGCAAAGACATCTAAAAAAGGTTTCTAAGCAGGCGCAGTCTGGGATTATTAGAATGGAAAGTATTGATAATGTACAATTGCAATTTATTTATCCGTTGGCGAAAGCGTTTTTACTTCCTTCGAAGTTGGAAATATTCGGAATGGTCTTGCTTGAAGCTATGTATTTAGGTGCTCCAGTTATTACAAGTTGGAATGGAGGATCTTCAGTTTTAATTAACGAGAAAAATACCGGGAAGATTGTTAATAAATTCGATGTTGATCAATGGGCTATAACTGTTCAAAAGTACTTAGATGACGAAGGTTATGTTAAAGAAGTTACAGATAATGCTAGAACTTTAATTAAGAAAGAATATTTATGGAATGTTTTAGCAAAGAAAATATTAGCAGAGATGAATGACTAA
- a CDS encoding polysaccharide pyruvyl transferase family protein, with protein sequence MKKICLYEPSIASNNLGDEVIVQGCKNALHNFLEDNYVIEVSTHTPLSNRYTLFLGAPDIKIVCGSNILTGELNQIRHVKQWAINYATAWQMTNAIFIGVGAQKYQRCNIYTRNAYRKMFNPQYIHSVRDAYTEEFLKKIGITNVVNTGCPTMWGLTPEHCKKIPQKKAEIAVLTLTDYSKNIQRDEFLISTLNAHYKEVYFWVQGFNDLSYFQSLHGIEKIGIIPPNLKGYDSFLESCECDFVGTRLHGGMRALQKKRRAIIIGIDNRAIELNRDFNIPVLNQEKIAGLPELIESEFETKVHLNTENIRKFLSQFEISYQGE encoded by the coding sequence ATGAAAAAAATATGCTTATATGAGCCATCAATTGCATCTAATAATCTTGGTGACGAAGTGATTGTGCAGGGTTGCAAGAATGCCTTACATAATTTCCTTGAGGATAATTATGTAATTGAGGTCTCAACTCATACTCCGCTGTCTAATAGATATACATTATTTTTAGGTGCTCCTGATATTAAGATTGTATGCGGAAGTAATATTTTAACGGGTGAGTTGAATCAGATTAGACATGTAAAGCAGTGGGCTATCAATTATGCGACTGCTTGGCAAATGACGAATGCGATTTTTATAGGTGTTGGAGCTCAAAAGTATCAACGCTGTAATATATATACACGAAATGCTTATCGCAAGATGTTTAATCCACAATATATTCATTCCGTTAGAGATGCCTATACAGAAGAATTTTTAAAGAAAATTGGAATAACTAATGTTGTTAATACTGGATGCCCGACAATGTGGGGGTTAACACCAGAACATTGTAAAAAGATTCCTCAAAAAAAGGCTGAGATTGCAGTTCTTACATTGACTGATTACTCCAAAAATATTCAAAGAGATGAGTTTTTAATTAGCACACTTAATGCGCATTACAAAGAAGTCTATTTCTGGGTTCAAGGCTTTAATGATTTATCATATTTTCAATCGCTTCATGGGATAGAAAAAATAGGAATTATTCCTCCAAATTTGAAAGGATATGACAGTTTCTTAGAATCGTGCGAGTGCGACTTTGTTGGAACAAGATTACATGGGGGAATGCGCGCACTTCAAAAGAAACGTAGAGCAATTATTATAGGGATTGATAATAGGGCAATTGAATTAAATAGGGATTTCAATATTCCTGTTTTGAATCAAGAAAAAATTGCTGGGTTACCGGAATTGATAGAGAGTGAATTTGAGACAAAAGTTCACTTAAATACGGAGAATATTAGAAAATTCCTTAGTCAGTTTGAAATATCATATCAGGGAGAATAG
- a CDS encoding glycosyltransferase family 4 protein, giving the protein MKILVLHNLHRKGSSSGDDQVFKDETRLLEEHGHSVIRYTISNDSFDKAGIIGKIKACLGMMWSFKSYKEIQDIIRREKPDIVHAHTFFPLMSPSVLYAAKRNGCKVVATLHDTRFICPCCTSLRGTTICNECGDGHYLRMFKYGCFKGSRIQSLIVAFIFKYHRIRRSFYNQIDKYICLNDNQIRLLEGIGFDKKKIVKKYNFVSDSLPEIKNEKNNNIPERYVVFYGRIGEEKGIRILMKAWENMDLPLVVMGSGPLEEEFRAWADKKSNVYFLGYTAHQECLRIVRNAEFVVFPSIWYEGCSMVQIETMSLGKVLVATNLGFSEEAIEEGYNGTKFELGDVEDFIRKIQQLWKMPERLIEMGQNARKDFEEKYLPEDNYNQLIDIYKSVLKEEA; this is encoded by the coding sequence TTGAAAATATTAGTTCTACATAACTTACATCGAAAAGGCTCATCAAGTGGAGATGATCAGGTTTTTAAAGATGAAACTAGATTATTGGAGGAACATGGGCATTCGGTTATACGGTATACGATTTCCAATGATAGTTTTGATAAAGCAGGTATAATCGGCAAAATCAAAGCGTGTCTAGGAATGATGTGGTCATTTAAAAGCTACAAAGAAATACAGGATATTATTCGTAGAGAAAAACCGGATATTGTTCATGCTCATACATTCTTTCCGTTGATGTCTCCGTCAGTGTTGTATGCTGCAAAGCGTAATGGATGCAAGGTTGTTGCAACACTTCACGATACTAGATTTATTTGTCCATGCTGTACATCTTTACGAGGCACAACAATTTGTAATGAATGTGGTGATGGGCATTATTTACGCATGTTTAAGTATGGATGTTTTAAAGGGTCTAGAATTCAGAGCTTAATAGTTGCATTCATTTTTAAATATCATAGAATAAGGCGCTCTTTTTATAATCAGATTGATAAGTATATTTGTCTTAATGATAATCAAATTAGATTACTTGAAGGAATTGGTTTTGATAAAAAGAAGATTGTAAAAAAATATAACTTTGTTTCTGATTCTTTACCTGAGATTAAGAATGAAAAAAATAATAACATTCCTGAACGCTATGTTGTTTTTTATGGTCGTATAGGTGAGGAAAAGGGAATTCGCATTCTTATGAAAGCCTGGGAAAACATGGATTTGCCACTAGTAGTTATGGGAAGTGGCCCGCTTGAAGAAGAGTTTAGGGCATGGGCTGATAAGAAGAGTAATGTTTATTTCTTAGGATATACGGCTCATCAAGAGTGCTTAAGAATAGTTAGAAATGCAGAATTTGTTGTCTTTCCTTCAATCTGGTATGAAGGTTGTTCCATGGTTCAAATAGAAACCATGTCTTTAGGAAAAGTTCTTGTTGCTACTAATCTAGGTTTCTCCGAAGAAGCAATTGAAGAAGGATATAACGGTACAAAATTTGAGCTTGGTGATGTTGAAGATTTTATTAGAAAGATTCAGCAATTATGGAAGATGCCTGAAAGACTGATCGAGATGGGACAAAATGCACGTAAGGATTTTGAAGAGAAGTATCTTCCAGAGGATAATTATAATCAGTTGATAGATATATATAAATCAGTGTTGAAAGAAGAGGCTTGA